In the Sarcophilus harrisii chromosome 3, mSarHar1.11, whole genome shotgun sequence genome, one interval contains:
- the LOC100926743 gene encoding olfactory receptor 51A7, giving the protein MSAVNSSDIEITTFFLIGIPGLEHIHVWISIPICLVYLIAILGNCTILLVIKTETSLHEPMYYFLSMLAISDLGLSISSLPTMLRIFLFNTPGISPDACFTQEFFIHGFTVMESSVLLIMSFDRFIAIHNPLKYSSILTTARISKMGLVVAIRSFLLVLPFPLTLKRLSYCHKNLLSHSYCLHQDVMKLACSDNRVNVVYGFFVALCTMMDLICIALSYLLILKTVLSIASVSERLKAFNTCVSHICAVLIFYVPIITLAAMHRFAKHKSPLVVILIANIFLLVPPLMNPIVYCVKTRQIRDKILGKLFSICGK; this is encoded by the coding sequence GGTTGGAACATATCCACGTATGGATTTCTATTCCTATCTGCCTTGTGTATTTGATTGCCATCCTAGGCAACTGCACTATCTTGCTTGTGATTAAGACAGAAACTTCTCTTCATGAGCCTATGTATTATTTCCTCTCTATGTTGGCCATCTCTGACCTGGGTCTTTCCATCTCCTCCTTACCTACTATGCTGAGAATCTTCTTGTTCAATACACCAGGAATCTCCCCTGATGCCTGCTTTACTCAAGAATTCTTCATTCATGGCTTCACTGTTATGGAATCATCAGTGCTTCTGATCATGTCCTTTGATCGTTTCATAGCCATTCACAACCCTCTGAAATACAGCTCTATCTTAACTACTGCTAGAATTTCCAAAATGGGATTGGTCGTAGCAATCAGGAGCTTCCTTTTAGTACTTCCATTTCCTTTGACTCTAAAAAGACTGAGCTATTGTCATAAAAACCTCTTGTCCCACTCCTATTGTCTCCATCAAGATGTAATGAAGCTGGCATGTTCTGACAACAGGGTCAATGTTGTTTATGGCTTCTTTGTTGCCCTCTGTACCATGATGGACCTGATATGCATTGCTTTGTCCTATTTACTAATCCTAAAGACAGTTCTTAGCATTGCCTCTGTCTCAGAGAGACTCAAAGCCTTCAACACCTGTGTCTCTCATATCTGTGCTGTGCTGATCTTCTATGTGCCCATCATCACCCTAGCTGCTATGCACCGCTTTGCCAAGCACAAATCTCCACTTGTGGTGATCCTTATTGCCAACATCTTCCTGCTGGTACCACCCCTGATGAATCCCATTGTGTACTGTGTGAAGACTCGGCAGATACGAGACAAGATCCTAGGAAAATTGTTTTCCATATGTGGTAAATAA